DNA from candidate division WOR-3 bacterium:
ATCTTTTTCCTTCGCATCTTATCTATATCTCGCAACCAATTAGACCCAGTGCTAAAAAATGTTTAGGCTTAAGTATTGTGATAGCACAAATCCAAGTCCCGCACCAACAAAAATTAACCAAGCCGGACTAATTTGAAATTTAATCAGTAGAATAAAACTTACGAGCGCAAATCCAATTTTTATCAGCGAACTGGTTGTGCAATCACAAATTAAAACATTATTGGTAGAACCTAAAATAATTGTTGCTGAGATAAGAAATCCCACAATTGCTGGTTTAACTCCACTAATAAATCCTTTTAGATAATTGGCAATCGCTATTCGCCTGTTATTTTTTATAAATCGGTGGTAAATTCCTAAGATCACTGCCAAAATAATGAGCGATGGTAGAAAGATTGCAATTGTTGCAATGATTGCGCCGACAATACCTGAAACTTTATAACCAACAAAAGTTGCTAATAAAGCCACCGGTCCAGGTGTTATTTGACTAATCGCAACACCAGCCAAAAGTTCAGATTGAGTAAGCCATTTTTGGACAGTAACAACTTCGTGTTCGATAAACGGGATTGCAGCATAACCGCCACCGAAGATAAAAGCACCAGTTTCTAAAAAGATAAGCGATAACATTGCTATGTTCTTTAGTTTAACAATAAGCGGCGTTGTTCCATAGAAGAAAAATAAAGGTAGAATAAGAATAAATTTAGCGTTCGTCCGCTGTCTTAGGATAACACCGATAACGCCGCAAATCAAAAAAATTAAAACTGGACTAATCTTTAAAAAATTAGCACCTAAGGCAAGTACTGCAATTAGAATTGCTTTTAAGTCTTTAAGATACAGCCTTGCCATATCGAAACTTGCCCAAGCAAGAATTCCAATGATAATTGGTTGAATCCAAGCAAAAATATTATTGAGAATTGGTATTTGCTGAGAATGGAAATAGAGATAACTAAAGATTAGAGTTGACAGAAAGCCGGGAAAAAGAAAAGCAATTACTGAACCAATCATTCCTTTTGTGCCTTTGATTTTAAAGCCAAGATATTGGACATAATTCGGAATAAATGGACCAGGAATCATTTGACCTAATGTGACCGCAGTGGCTAAATCGTCATCAGTTGCCCATCTTTTATTAACGATAATATATTTGCGCAGAATTGCCAACATACCAACACCACCACCAAATCCAACACTGCCAATTTTAAGAAAAATTAAAATTAAATCCCTAAATCTTACTGCTTTTGTAGTCTTATCAAAGGTATTTTGCATTAAGTTAATATTATCTCAAAAACATAGATTTAACAAGATTAAATATTAATGGACAACGAAAAAATCAGGAAATGTAACAGTTTAATGTGTTTAGCCAATTTATAACAAAATCATTTCCTGGACCTTTATGCTTCGTGAACAGTCAGTTATAGATAAACTAACATAGATAAACTAATAAAAATGAAAGTTTTCATTTCATATAATGTGACCACTTGTTGTAAGTTACCATTCTAAAGAACGTAACCAGAATAAATCTCCAAAATTAAGAAGTCTTTAATCTTGAAAGGATAAAAAGTGCCCAAAAGTATTTGTCTTAAAAGCACCTATCCCTACAAAAAGAAATTTGTTGGCACTATGTCCAATATTGACAAACTAAAAAATTACACTTTGTATTTATTACATTCTCATTTGATAGTAATTTTTATGACTAATCGTTAACACATCGTAATTGTAATGACTGTTGAAGATGTTGTTGACATTATAAAACATAATACATAACTTGACATTATTTCATAACAACTAATTTTTCTTTTATCATTTCGTCATTCAACTTCACAAAATAGACACCGCTTTTAATACCATCAAGCGAGATACTTTGAACTTTTTCACCTTTGAACTCTTGAACTTTTATTAATTTTCCTGTCACATCATAAATCGCAATTTGTTCAGTCCGATCCGGGCAAACATTCAGCGGATGGCCTACAGCAAAATATGACCTTGCTGGGTTCGGATATATTTTTACCGTTAAGCATTTTGTGTCAAGCGTTATACGTTCTTCTTCAATACCACCTGATGGTCCCCGATAAATATAAAACCCACTATCACCTTGTGCAACATATATATAAGAATTTACGACATACACACCTCTAGCGCTACTAGTAGTAACATAATAACCATATTCTGTTGGCGCTGAAGGATTGGAAACATTAATTATTCTGAGATTACCATCTGCAACATAAGCATAAGAACCTACGACAAAAACATCATAAGCAGTACCATCAGTATCATAATAGCCTACCTCCGTTGGCGACGAAGGATTGGAAACATTAATTAT
Protein-coding regions in this window:
- the chrA gene encoding chromate efflux transporter, with product MQNTFDKTTKAVRFRDLILIFLKIGSVGFGGGVGMLAILRKYIIVNKRWATDDDLATAVTLGQMIPGPFIPNYVQYLGFKIKGTKGMIGSVIAFLFPGFLSTLIFSYLYFHSQQIPILNNIFAWIQPIIIGILAWASFDMARLYLKDLKAILIAVLALGANFLKISPVLIFLICGVIGVILRQRTNAKFILILPLFFFYGTTPLIVKLKNIAMLSLIFLETGAFIFGGGYAAIPFIEHEVVTVQKWLTQSELLAGVAISQITPGPVALLATFVGYKVSGIVGAIIATIAIFLPSLIILAVILGIYHRFIKNNRRIAIANYLKGFISGVKPAIVGFLISATIILGSTNNVLICDCTTSSLIKIGFALVSFILLIKFQISPAWLIFVGAGLGFVLSQYLSLNIF